Proteins from a single region of Sulfitobacter guttiformis:
- a CDS encoding ParB/RepB/Spo0J family partition protein: MSKKHDAIFDDVLSDLDGPARPTSGRESARFLKRSTTINDRMSGELEEKTLRWVDPSECRMWERHNRDYALLNEENCRDLIDGIRAQGRQEFAAVVRPIDDPNFKYEVICGARRHFAVSWLRANNYTQFKYLVEPREMSDEEAFRLADIENREREDISDYERAIDYADAIARYYGGKQKAMAERLEVSQPWLSRYLALASLPAQIVGAFPSIRDLKERHARDLKPLLARPATADPVLAQAARIEAQQQSARNGRGPFVDPMDVVKQLRRAAEEPKAKPARKTDEVTFRRSAGEKGIVTRKKGRKFLIEFEDSMSEASLRGALDAFLKARFSK; the protein is encoded by the coding sequence ATGAGCAAGAAACATGATGCGATCTTTGACGATGTGTTGAGCGATCTGGACGGCCCGGCACGTCCCACAAGCGGACGTGAGTCTGCACGTTTTCTCAAACGTTCCACCACCATCAATGACCGGATGTCAGGTGAGCTGGAGGAGAAAACCCTGCGCTGGGTGGATCCGTCCGAGTGCCGCATGTGGGAGCGTCACAATCGCGACTACGCGCTGCTGAACGAAGAGAACTGCCGCGATCTTATCGACGGCATTCGTGCGCAGGGACGTCAGGAATTTGCCGCCGTGGTGCGACCGATTGATGATCCTAATTTCAAGTACGAAGTAATTTGTGGTGCGCGACGCCATTTTGCCGTCAGCTGGCTGCGTGCAAATAACTACACCCAGTTCAAATACCTCGTAGAGCCGCGTGAGATGTCCGACGAAGAGGCGTTTCGCCTTGCCGACATTGAAAACCGTGAGCGTGAGGACATCAGCGATTATGAGCGCGCAATAGATTACGCCGATGCGATCGCGAGGTATTACGGCGGCAAGCAAAAGGCGATGGCGGAACGACTGGAGGTGAGTCAGCCGTGGCTTTCGCGCTATCTCGCGTTGGCATCATTGCCCGCGCAAATTGTCGGCGCCTTCCCGTCAATCCGCGATCTGAAGGAGCGGCATGCCCGCGATCTCAAGCCACTTCTTGCGCGGCCCGCGACAGCGGATCCGGTATTGGCTCAAGCGGCCCGTATTGAGGCGCAGCAGCAGTCAGCGCGAAATGGGCGTGGCCCGTTTGTGGACCCCATGGATGTGGTCAAGCAGTTGCGTCGTGCCGCCGAGGAACCAAAGGCAAAACCAGCCCGCAAAACTGATGAGGTGACATTTCGTCGTTCTGCCGGTGAGAAGGGGATCGTTACCCGCAAAAAGGGCCGTAAATTTCTGATCGAATTCGAGGACAGTATGTCGGAGGCAAGT